Proteins encoded together in one Macadamia integrifolia cultivar HAES 741 chromosome 8, SCU_Mint_v3, whole genome shotgun sequence window:
- the LOC122087322 gene encoding pumilio homolog 4-like isoform X3 produces MVSESPLNMLSDLGVQPNLRDGFSGSNGNSEDRMGREIEFLLREQRSNDTIDRERDLNIFRSGSAPPTVEGSLNAVGSMFRNKGNDISGFSQNGNTDGILSDEEIRSHPAYLSYYYSHENINPRLPPPLLSKEDWRVAQRFQAGTSTLGGSGDRWKKDILNGGESKSLFSLQPGLLAQRGEGDFVEPRIVTPRNLTRQPSAEWLERGTDGLIGLAGVGLAARRKSLADMLQEGLAQPTPASGNLSRPVSQSAFDDVVEPMGISDPQLTQLRNGVESVDGLHSGTTAPGLVRVQSFGSSVSQSFASAVGSSLSRNATPEPQLVGRPPAPGLPPMGGRVSSAEKKVAGSNAFSSISSSMADTADIAATLSGLSMSKNILFDEDSHVQSQLKQDFNNQTNFPCDMPNGHSQSLQHPIVDKPEAVTLTMPAIYKDLAKKNATLTDLNVSMNLDGQVNFPKRASSSAGPYAKVPSSGSASLEGSNVHYQNTDLPSTDFVGYMPRGHSINQRLNLAMNDHLDAGSIESQNLSRNGNHVGSGLQVLGMDPLHLQYLQRTDYAEQAAAILRDPSLGRNYRSSSHADFLGFQKAYLEALILQQKQQYGMPFLGKSGALNHGYYGTPAFGLGMPYPGNSMGSPVLSSAGAGSPIRQNERVSRFPSVIRSSMGMGSWHSDNGGNMEESFASSLLEEFKNNKTRCFELSEIVGHVVEFSVDQYGSRFIQQKLETATVEEKNKIFPEIIPNAHTLMTDVFGNYVIQKFFEHGTESQRKELTSELTGHVLPLSLQMYGCRVIQKALEVVDVDQQTQMVSELDGSVMKCVRDQNGNHVIQKCIECVPQDRIQFIISAFYGQVVALSTHPYGCRVIQC; encoded by the exons ATGGTCTCAGAAAGTCCGTTAAATATGCTGTCGGATCTAGGTGTGCAGCCGAACTTAAGGGACGGTTTTAGTGGATCAAACGGGAATTCAGAAGATAGAATGGGGAGGGAGATTGAGTTCTTGCTGCGAGAGCAGCGGAGTAATGATACAATCGATCGTGAGAGGGATCTCAATATCTTCAGAAGCGGCAGCGCTCCTCCGACAGTGGAGGGATCCTTGAATGCTGTGGGGAGTATGTTTAGGAATAAGGGCAATGACATTTCAGGGTTCAGTCAGAATGGTAATACCGACGGAATCCTGTCAGATGAAGAAATTCGTTCGCATCCTGCTTATCTGTCTTACTACTATTCCCATGAAAATATAAATCCCAGGCTTCCTCCTCCTTTACTTTCAAAGGAAGATTGGCGTGTTGCGCAGCGATTTCAGGCTGGGACATCGACGCTTGGGGGTAGTGGAGATCGGTGGAAGAAGGATATATTAAATGGGGGTGAAAGTAAGTCCCTCTTCTCATTGCAGCCTGGTCTTTTGGCACAGAGGGGGGAAGGAGATTTTGTGGAACCGAGGATAGTTACACCAAGGAATCTTACCAGGCAACCTTCTGCAGAATGGCTTGAGAGGGGGACTGACGGTCTCATTGGGTTGGCTGGTGTAGGGTTGGCTGCGAGGAGGAAGAGTTTGGCTGACATGCTACAG GAAGGACTTGCTCAGCCTACTCCTGCATCAGGTAATCTTTCACGCCCAGTGAGCCAGAGTGCTTTTGATGATGTTGTGGAGCCAATGGGCATATCTGACCCCCAATTGACACAATTAAGAAATGGAGTGGAATCTGTAGACGGCTTGCATTCTGGAACAACTGCCCCTGGCCTGGTTAGAGTTCAGAGCTTTGGTTCATCTGTTTCTCAATCTTTTGCATCTGCTGTGGGTTCGTCGCTGTCAAGAAATGCAACTCCTGAACCGCAGTTGGTTGGAAGACCTCCAGCTCCTGGTCTTCCTCCCATGGGGGGAAGAGTTTCTTCTGCGGAAAAGAAAGTTGCAGGTTCAAATGCCTTTAGTAGTATTTCTTCTAGCATGGCAGACACTGCTGACATTGCTGCTACTTTATCTGGCTTAAGCATGTCTAAAAATATACTTTTTGATGAAGATAGTCATGTACAGTCTCAACTTAAACAAGATTTTAATAATCAGACTAATTTTCCTTGTGATATGCCAAATGGACATAGCCAAAGCTTGCAGCATCCAATTGTTGACAAGCCTGAAGCTGTGACACTTACTATGCCTGCTATCTACAAAGATTTGGCAAAGAAAAATGCAACTTTAACAGACCTAAATGTTTCTATGAATTTGGATGGGCAAGTGAACTTTCCCAAAAGAGCATCATCTTCTGCTGGTCCGTATGCAAAAGTACCTTCTTCAGGCTCTGCTAGTTTGGAAGGATCTAATGTCCATTATCAGAATACTGATTTGCCAAGTACTGATTTTGTTGGCTACATGCCTCGCGGACATTCTATTAACCAGAGGCTGAATTTAGCAATGAATGATCACCTTGATGCAG GAAGTATAGAAAGCCAAAATCTTAGTCGAAATGGGAATCATGTAGGCTCTGGCCTTCAAGTGCTTGGTATGGACCCACTTCATTTACAGTACCTGCAAAGAACTGATTATGCAGAACAGGCTGCCGCTATCCTAAGAGATCCTTCTCTGGGGAGGAATTACCGCAGCAGTTCACATGCTgactttctagggtttcagaaagCATACCTTGAGGCATTGATCTTGCAACAGAAACAACAGTATGGCATGCCATTTCTAGGTAAATCAGGTGCTTTAAATCATGGTTACTATGGGACTCCTGCATTTGGTCTTGGCATGCCATATCCAGGAAACTCAATGGGAAGTCCTGTACTTTCTTCAGCCGGAGCTGGAAGTCCTATTAGGCAGAATGAACGAGTCTCACGTTTCCCATCTGTGATAAGAAGTTCAATGGGTATGGGATCCTGGCACTCAGATAATGGTGGAAATATGGAAGAAAGTTTTGCCTCATCATTATTGGAAGAGTTCAAGAACAACAAGACAAGGTGTTTTGAACTTTCAGAAATTGTTGGTCATGTAGTTGAATTCAG TGTGGATCAGTATGGGAGTCGTTTTATTCAGCAGAAACTAGAAACTGCCACTGTGGAAGAAAAGAACAAGATATTTCCAGAGATCATTCCTAATGCTCATACCTTGATGACAGATGTCTTTGGAAACTACGTTATTCAGAAA TTTTTTGAGCATGGTACAGAGAGTCAAAGGAAGGAGTTAACTAGCGAGCTTACGGGTCATGTTCTTCCCCTCAGTCTTCAAATGTATGGTTGCAGAGTGATTCAGAAG